GCAGTGGGGTGCGGTGGCAAGTGATGCAAGTGTTGGTGCGCCTGCCGTGGTCGCCTCGGGTGTGGGCACTGCCGTTTTTCAGTTTGATGGTGCCGTCTGAAGCGACCCCACGGGGTAAGCGGGCTTAACGCAGTAGTTTGGACTGGACCATCGTCATGGTGCGGGTGGTGAGTCGGTGGTTAAACCGCTACTGGGTGTGCGTCGGGGATGGGGGCTATGACAATGCCAAGTTTGGCTGGACCTGCCGCCGCCACGGGGTGGCGTTAGTAGCCCGATTGCCCTGGAAAGCCAATCTCTATGACTTTGTCCCCACGATGCCGCCACGCTATCCCGGTCGTCCCCGCACCAAAGGGGTGCGCCTGCCGTC
This region of Candidatus Obscuribacterales bacterium genomic DNA includes:
- a CDS encoding transposase yields the protein MDWTIVMVRVVSRWLNRYWVCVGDGGYDNAKFGWTCRRHGVALVARLPWKANLYDFVPTMPPRYPGRPRTKGVRLPS